The Streptomyces sp. V4I8 genome includes the window CGGCCTTCTTCGCGGCCTTGCCGCCGGTCTTGGTCACCTTGTCGCCGGCCTTCGTCGCGGTCGGCAGCGCGCCGTCGACCGCGGTGTCGACGGCGCCACCCGCGAGCCCGGTGGCGTTCGTGGCCGCACCGTCGACGACGCTCGCGCCGTCCAGGGCGGTCAGCCCGCCGACCTTGGTGGCGTCGGGCAGTTCGGGGGCCGCGCTGGCGGAGCCGGCCGCACCGACCCCGGCAGCCGCTCCCGCAGCGACGATCAGCGCGGCACGGGCGATCCGGCGGGTCAGGGGGAGGGACATGATGCTCCTTCGACGGGTATGTCGGATGAGAACGATGAAGTGTCCGACCGCACCCGGCAGTTGACCGACTGGCTGTTGATCTCCGGGCTCGGACGCAGTGACTACCGCTCGAAGCCCGCGAAGGTTGCGGCGCCGCAACGTAAAGAGTTGGCAATGCGTCGCATTATCGCCTGCGGATAAATACGGGCAAAAAGATCCTCGCTCGAAAGCCTGCGGAATCCTTACAGCCCTTGATTCCCAAGGGCTTTGGCGGATCTCAGGGTGACCGCGGGAAAACCTGCCCACGCCATCGCCGGCCGACACCTCGGGTAATCCCGGAGGGTGAGTCGCCGAACGCCCGCGCGTACCGGCTCGCGCGACCTAGTGAGTCGTCACGATCCGGACCGAGTCCGGACCGCTCTCCGCCCCCGAGGCATCCGGCGCCGCGCTCGCCCGCCACTGGCTGTCGGTGTTTCCGGCGGTCCACTCCCGCCCGGCGTACGACACCCGCTTGATGTGCAGATCGGAGGCGTTGGCCACGGCCCAGTGGGCCAACTGCCAGCCGCGCTCGCGCACACTGCGCCCGGCGCCGGAACCCGCGTGACCGGTCACCGGCAGCAGGACGGTCTGCCCGTCGCCCTCGATGACGGCAGGAGTGGGCGTGGGAGCGGCCTTCCGGGCGCCCACCTCGGCCGCGGCCGACTGGAGCGCGTCCTGCCCGAAGTCCCGTACGAGCGCGGCCCGTACGGCGTCCGGACCCGAGGCGGGCGTGGCACCCGGGCGGCCCTCGCAGGTCAGCGTGGCCGCCGAGCGCCCGGTGAGGGCGGCGGCGAGCAGCGTCGCGTCCGGCTCGTGCTTGGCGTACGCCTCCGGGAAGCCGCTGCGCTGGACGCGTTGCGCGGCGACGGTGAGCGGCAGCTCCGTGTAGCCGCGGACCTTGACCAGGTGCTCGTAGAAGATGCCCGCCGAGTAGATCGGGTCCTGGATCTCCTTCTCGGTGCCCCAGCCCTGGGAGGGCCGCTGCTGGAACAGGCCCAGCGAGTCGCGGTCGCCGTGGCCGATGTTGCGCAGCCCCGACTCCTGGAGCGCGGTGGCGAGCGCGATCGTCACGGCCCGCTCGGGCAGCCCGCGTCCGGTGCCGACGGCGGCGATGGTCGCCGCGTTCACCGCCTGCTCCGGCGTGAACTCGTACCGCGCCCCGTCACCCTTGCCCGAGACGACCTCGCACCCCGGCGTGCCGGTGCCGCCGGTGACGTACTGCACCGCGAGATATCCCGCGACGGCGAGCAGGATCATGAAGGCCGCCCCACGACGGAACAGGCGGCCACGGCGTTTGGAGGAGGGTGACGGCTCTGGCACGTCTACAAGGTAACCGAGGTTACTGAGCGGTATGGGCCCAGTGGGGAAAGTGGGCCCACTGCCGGGCGCGTTAGGGTCGGATCCATGGCCGACACCTCCCTTGACCTCACGCTGGACGCCGCGAAGCTCACCGCGCAGCTCGTCGACTTCCCCTCCGTCAGCGGTACCGAGCAGCCCCTCGCGGACGCCATCGAGGCCGCCCTGCGCGCCCTGCCGCATCTGACGGTCGACCGGTACGGCAACAACGTCGTGGCACGTACGAACCTGGGGCGGCCCGAGCGCGTGATCCTCGCCGGCCACATCGACACGGTGCCGATCGCGGACAACGTCCCGTCGAGGCTCGACGAGGACGGCGTCCTGTGGGGCTGCGGCACCTGCGACATGAAGTCCGGCGTCGCGGTCCAGCTGCGCATCGCCGCCACGGTCCCGGCCCCGAACCGCGACCTGACCTTCGTCTTCTACGACAACGAAGAGGTGACCGCGGACCTCAACGGCCTCAAGCACATCTCCGAGGCCCGCCCCGAGTGGCTGGAGGGCGACTTCGCGGTGCTCCTGGAGCCGTCGGACGGCGAGGTCGAGGGCGGCTGCCAGGGCACGCTGAGGGTGCTCCTCAAGACCAAGGGCGAGCGCGCCCACTCCGCGCGCGGCTGGATGGGCTCGAACGCGATCCACGCGGCGGCCCCGATCCTGGCGCGGCTGGCCTCGTACGAACCGCGCTACCCGGTGATCGACGGCCTGGAGTACCGCGAGGGCCTGAACGCGGTCGGCATCAAGGGCGGTGTGGCCGGCAATGTCATCCCCGACGAGTGCGTGGTGACCGTCAACTTCCGCTACGCGCCGGACCGTACGGAGGAGGAGGCCGTCGCGCACGTCCGCGAGGTCTTCGCGGACTGCGGGGTCGAGGAGTTCGTGGTGGACGACCACAGCGGCGGCGCGCTGCCGGGCCTGTCCCACCCGGCGGCAGCGGCGTTCATGGCGGCGGTCGGCGGGATCGCCCGCCCCAAGTACGGCTGGACGGACGTCTCCCGCTTCTCGTCCCTGGGCATCCCGGCGGTCAACTACGGCCCCGGCAACCCGCACTTGGCGCACAAGCGGGACGAACGCGTCGAGACGGCGAAGATCCTCGCGGGGGAGGAGCGGCTGAAGGCGTGGCTCTCGGCGTAGCGGCGCGGCCGGGGGCTTCCGGGACACCGCTTCACGGCGGTCATGCTCACGTCCCCCGTCCGTAACCCGCGCGGATCTACGCTGAGGTGGAACGACCTGCACTCGCAGGCCCCGCAACGGAGGGAGCGCACATGGCTACCGGCAACCCCGAGGGGAAGAAGCAGCCACCGTCGGAGCAGCGTCTGGGACCGGTTCTGCGGAGGCGGGACCAGGTGACGGCGAGTACGACCGACCAGCGGCTGCTGGACGCGGGCGGCCCCTCCGACTGGGTCCACACGGACCCCTGGCGGGTCCTGCGCATCCAGTCGGAGTTCATCGAGGGCTTCGGCACCCTCGCCGAACTCCCGGCGGCGATCAGCGTCTTCGGCTCGGCCCGCACCCCGGTCGACTCTCCCGAGTACGACGCCGGAGTCCGCCTCGGCCGAGGCCTGGTCGAGGCCGGGTTCGCGGTGATCACCGGTGGTGGCCCCGGTGCCATGGAAGCGGCGAACAAGGGCGCCTGCGAGGCGGGCGGCGTCTCGGTCGGCCTCGGCATCGAGCTGCCCTTCGAGCAGGGCCTCAACCCCTACGTCGACATCGGCCTGAACTTCCGGTACTTCTTCGTCCGCAAGATGATGTTCGTCAAGTACGCCCAGGGCTTCGTGGTCCTCCCCGGCGGCCTCGGCACCCTCGACGAACTCTTCGAGGCCCTCACCCTCGTCCAGACCCAGAAGGTCACCCGCTTCCCGATCGTCCTCTTCGGCAGCGAGTACTGGGGCGGCCTCGTCCACTGGCTCAGGAACACCCTGATCGCCCAGGGCAAGGCCTCCGAGAAGGACCTGCTCCTCTTCCACGTCACGGACGACGTGGACGAGGCGGTGGCGCTGGTGTCGAAGGAGGCGGGGCGCTAGCGCATTTCAGCCCGTCCGGCGAAGCCCCCTGGCGGGGTGGAAGGGGCGGAGCCCCTTCAGGGATGGGACGGGTAGGGGCGGCGGGGGCGAGAAAAAACGGCTAAGCCAACCCCCGCCGAGCCACCGCCGGCGCCCGATACCCCGCGATCGACGCCACCATCTCCAGCACCTGCCGCGTCTCCGCCACCTCATGCACCCGGTACACCTGCGCCCCCAACCACGCCGACACCGCAGTGGTGGCCAACGTCCCCACCACCCGCTCCTTCACCGGCTTGTCCAACGTCTCCCCCACGAAGTCCTTGTTGGACAGCGACACCAACACCGGCCACCCCGTCGACACCATCTCCCCCAACCGCCGCGTCGCCTCAAGACTGTGCCGCGTGTTCTTCCCGAAGTCATGCCCGGGATCGATCATGATCGACTCCCGCGGCACCCCCAGCTCCGCCGCCCGCTCCGCCAGCCCCACGGTCACCCGCAGAATGTCGGCCATGACATCGTCGTACGTCACCCGATGCGGCCGAGTCCGAGGCTCCGCACCCCCCGCGTGCGTACACACCAGCCCCACCCCGTACCGCGCGGCGACCTCCGCGAGCCCCGGGTCCACCCCACCCCAGGCGTCGTTCAGCAGATCGGCCCCCGCCTCGCACACCGCCGCCCCGACCTCGGCCCGCCAGGTGTCCACGCTGATCACGACATCCGGGAAGCGCCGCCGCACCTCGGCCACGAACCCGACCGTCCGCCGCGCCTCCTCCTCGGCGGTCACCTCTTCCCCCGGCCCCGCCTTCACCCCGCCGATGTCGATGATGGCCGCCCCCTCCGCCACCGCCTGCTCCACGCGCGCGAGGGCGGGCTCGTCGCGGAACGTCGCCCCTTGGTCGTAGAAGGAGTCCGGGGTCCGGTTCACGATCGCCATGATCACCGGCTCGTGCGAGTCGAACTCACGCCTGCCCAGCCTGAGCATCCCCTGTGACCTCTCCTAGTACGTCCTGGCAAGTCGTGGGCCTTCGGCCGCCTGCGACCCTAACTGTCAGAGTCGCATGGCACGATCGGACACTGACAGATTCGACCGCTCGCATTCACCGACCGTGGGGGCCACCGCGATGGTTATGTTCTTGTTCCTGGTCGTCGCGCTGGCCGTCGTGGTCGCCGCGGTGACGCTCGCCGTGGTGGGCGGTGGCGAGGGCGACGGCCCGCTGCCGGAGGCCGCGCCCGAGCGCCTGCAGGATCTGCTGCCGCTGGACCGCCCGATCAGCCGCGTGGACATCGAGACCCTCCGCTTCCCCCTCGCCGCCCGCGGCTACCGCATGTCCGACGTGGACGACGCCCTCAGCCGCCTCGGCGCCGAGCTCGCCGAGCGCGACGCCCGGATCGCCGACCTGGAGTCCGCCCTGGCCGGCGCGCAGACGTCCGCCGGCCATGTGTCGATGGACAAGCCCGCCCAGGAGGACCAGCAGTGAGCGACGGTACGGCCCTCGCCGGACCCGACGGCGCCCTGCGCTGTCCCTGGGCCCTGTCCACCCCGGACTACGTCACGTACCACGACGAGGAGTGGGGCCGCCCGGTCCACGGCGACGACGCCCTGTTCGAACGCCTCAGCCTGGAGGCCTTCCAGTCGGGCCTGTCCTGGATCACGATCCTGCGCCGCCGCGAGGGCTTCCGCGCCGCCTTCGCGGGCTTCGAGATCGCCAAGGTGGCGACCTTCACGGACACCGACCGGGACCGCCTCCTCGCGGACCCGGGCATCATCCGCAACCGAGCCAAGATCGACGCCACTCTCGCGAACGCCCGCCTACTGACCGACTGGGCCCCAGGCGACCTGGACGAACTGATCTGGTCCCACGCCCCGGACCCCGGGACTCGTCCGGCCCCGAAGGCCCTGGCGGATGTCCCGGCCGTCACACCCGAGTCGACGGCCCTGTCGAAGGCCCTCAAGAAGCGGGGCCTGCGCTTCGTCGGACCGACGACGGCGTACGCCCTGATGCAGGCGTGCGGCCTGGTGGACGACCACTTGGAGACTTGCGTCGCGAGAAGCGCCCACTAGGGGCGCGGGGCTGTGTCGAAACGCGGCTCCGCCGCGGGCGCGACCAGCCCCCACGCACCCGCAGCCCCCGACGGCGCTACCGCCCCGAGCTCACCGGCCCAGGTACTTCGGCTTCTCCTTGTTGACGAAGGCCTGCACGGCGATCGCATGATCCTCGGACGACCCCGCCCGGGTCTGCAGCTCGTCCTCCTTCTCCAAGGTCTCCTCAAGCGAGTGCGACAGCCCGAACGCCATCGCCTCCTTGATCGCCCCATACGCCACCGTCGGCCCCTCGGCGAGCGCCCGCGCGACCTTCTCCGCCTCCGCGCGCAGGTCGGCCGAGGGCACGAGACGGTTCGCGATCCCCAGCTCGTACGCCTCCTGCGCCTTGATGTTCCGCGGGAAGAGCAGCAGGTCAGCGGCCCGTCCCGGTCCCACCACCCGCGGCAGCGTCCACGAGATGCCGGAGTCCGCGGTCAGCGCGACCCCCGCGAACGACGTGTTGAAGGCGGCCGTGTCCGCCACCACGCGATAGTCCGCGGCCAGCGCGAACCCGAATCCGGCGCCCGCCGCGACCCCGTTCACCCCGGCCACGACCGGCTTGGCCATCCCGGCCAGCGCCCGCGCGATGGGGTTGTAGTGCTCCCGCACCGTGCTCATCGTCTGCCTGGACCCGGTCTCCCGGTCGGTCACCAGCAACCCGATGTGCTCCTTGAGGTCCTGGCCCACGCAGAAAGCCCGGTCCCCCGCGGCGGTCAGCAACACCGCTCGCACCGCGCGGTCGTCCGCCGCGGAGCGCACCGCGTCCCGCAGGGCGACCTTGGTCTCGACGTTCAGCGCGTTCATCGCCTCGGGGCGGTTCAGCGTGATCGTCGCGAGTCCGTCGTTCACCTCGTAGAGCACGGTGTCGGCCATGGAGTGTCCCCTCCGTCGTCACGGCTTGGGCGTACCGGTCGGTAGGCGCCTGTCTGAGGACAGCATGGCGGAGATCATCGACAACGGCCCTGACCGGACATGTGACCTGCGTCAAAGAATTCGTGTCCGGTTCCGTTGGGTGGAAGTGAGTGCGGTGGCGCAGTATCGCAGTCACATCGCCGAATTGAGTGGTTTTGCTCGCGCGCGTTGCCCAAGCGATGCCGACTGATGTTGGTCATCGGGTCCTGAGATGCGGGATAATGGCTGGGAAGCAATGTGTTCGATGCCGGTGTCGCGTGTCTCATGCCAGACACACGTGCCCTCCCATGGGCCGTCGGCTTTGACGATGAGCTGGTTTCAGGAAGGGGAACGAGCATGGCGGCCATGAAGCCGCGGACGGGCGATGGCCCGCTCGAGGTGACCAAGGAGGGGCGGGGCATCGTCATGCGCGTTCCGCTCGAAGGCGGCGGTCGGCTCGTCGTCGAGCTGACCCCTGACGAGGCCGACGCGCTCGGCGACGCCCTCAAGAAGGTCGTCGGCTGACGCGGAAGCGACCATACCCTTTCGGTGACCCCGGCATCCCACATGGTGCCGGGGTCGCTGTTTCTCCGGTGTGCGGGTGGCGTACGGACGGTGGTCCGTGGCGTACGGGCGGTGGTTCATGGCGTACGGTCGGCCGTATGCCCGGCTTGACGTCTACCGCTCGACGTCTACGGCTCGACGTCTACCGCTTGACCGCGCACAGCAGCCCGTCACCGACCGGCAGCAGCGACGGCACCAGCTCCTGGCTCTCGCGCACCGCGCGCAGCAGTTCCCGGATCCGTATGACCTCGGTGGGCTGGGGGCCCGAGTCCACGGTGCGACCGTTGGCGAAGACGCCCTCGAAGACGACAAGGCCACCCGGACGCAGCAGACGCAACGATTCAGCGAGATAGTCGAGGAACTCCAGCCGGTCGCCGTCGCAGAAGACGAGGTCGTAGCCGGCGTCCGCGAGGCGGGGCAGGACGTCGAGGGCGCGGCCCGGGATGAAGCGGGCGCGGTTGCTGGCGAAGCCGGAGGCACGGAAGGCCTGGCGGGCGAACTGCTGGTGCTCGGGTTCGGGGTCGACCGTGGTCAGGACGCCGTCGGGGCGCATGCCGTGCAGGAGGTGGATGCCGGAGACGCCGGTGCCGGTACCGATCTCCGCCACCGCCTTGGCGTCCACCGAGGCGGCCAGCAATCGCAGCGCGGCGCCCGTGCCGGGCGACACCGAGCGCAGTCCCGCCTCACGGGCCCGGTCACGGGCCCAGCGCAGGACGTCGTCCTCGGCGACGTAGGCGTCGGCGAACGCCCAGCTCGTCTGCCGGTTGCCGGTAATGACCCTCTCCTGTCCCCGTGGTTGCCTGGGCGTGACTGTATCCGTTGCGGCCGGGAACCCGCAGATGGGACCGGGCGTTTAGAGGGGTGGGAAGACGAGCGGGGGGACACAGTTGGATCACGATGCCGAGCGGGGCCGCGAGCAAGTGCTGACGCAGGCGCATCAGCCGTGTCAGCCCAGATCAAATTCTCGTAAAACCGCTTATCCGGAGCTAACGGGCGAGGTGGTTATGGTAGGGGCTCCACTGGACACCACCAGAGCCGATAGGGGAGGTGCGGCTGCGCCTGTGGATCGGGGAGGAGTGCTGCGGCGCTTCCTCGGATCGGCGGGCAGGCCGAAATCCGTGAACGACACCGCTGACCACAGCCACGCCGGCGACTATGCCCAGACCGCGACCTTCTCCACCGACGCGGGCGGGCAGGCGTGGACTCCGCCCACCTGGGAGGAGATCGTCAGCACGCACAGCGGTCGCGTCTACCGACTGGCGTACCGCCTCACCGGCAATCAGCACGACGCCGAGGACCTCACGCAGGAGGTCTTCGTCCGCGTCTTCCGCTCCTTGTCGACGTACACGCCGGGCACCTTCGAGGGCTGGCTGCACCGCATCACCACCAACCTCTTCCTGGACATGGTCCGCCGCAAGCAGCGCATCCGCTTCGACGCGCTGGGCGAGGACGCGGCCGAGCGGCTGCCCAGCAAGGAGCCCACACCTCAGCAGGTCTTCAACGACGCGCACTTCGACGCCGACGTCCAGCAGGCCCTCGACACGCTCGCGCCCGAGTTCCGCGCCGCGGTCGTCCTGTGCGACATCGAAGGACTGTCGTACGAGGAGATCGCCGCGACCCTGGGCGTCAAGCTCGGCACGGTCCGGTCCCGTATCCACCGTGGCCGCTCGCAGCTGCGCAAGGCCCTCGCCCACCGCTCGCCGGAGGCGCGCGCGGAGCGCCGCTCCTTCGTGCCGCGTGTGGCCGCTCTGGGGGGAGGGGGCGCGACCGCGTGAGTGGCACCCGACCCAACCCCGCCGAACGGCTTCTGGCCGAGCAGCACCTTGGCGACCGACTCTCCGCCCTCGTCGACGGAGAGCTCGGTCATGAGACGCGTGAGCGCGTTCTGGCGCACCTGGCGACCTGCGCCAAGTGCAAGTCCGAGGTCGACGCCCAGCGCCGGCTGAAGAACGTCTTCGCGGAGGCGGCCCCGCCGCCTCCCTCCGAGAGTTTCCTGGCCCGCCTTCAGGGTCTCCCCGGGGGAGGTGACCTGGACGGCGGTGGCTCGCCGCTCGGCGGGGGAGGATTCGGTGGACTGTCCGGACGACCCGGCGCCTCCGGGGCGTTCGGAGTGAAGCGGAGTGACCGTTTCGAGTTCGGATACGTCCCTTCGCGTGCGCACGCCCCCGTGCTCCCCGTCTCCGGCAGCGGTTTCCGCACCCACCCCGTGGGTCGTCATGACGCCGATCGCTCCTCCTCCCGGATGCGGTTCGCGTTCGTGGCGGCGGGCGCGGTGTCGCTGGCCGCCATCGCGCTGGGCGGCGTCACCTCGAGCGCGCCGACCGAGGCGGAGGCCCGCGGTGGCTCGGGAGCCGGCAGCAATGTGACACCGGCGCGGACCCAGGGCACCGGGGCCGCGGCGACACCCGAGAACCAGCGCCGTCGCGCGGTCGGCCCGCTGCTCGCGCAGGGGCAGGGGACTCCGGACACCCCGGTGGCCCCGACGGAGGTGTCGGCGCCCCTTCTGCCGGGGATGCCGGCCCAGCCCGCCGACCAGGACATGGACACCCTGACGGCGCCCGTGGTGGCCGGCGCGGCCGCCATGTCCCCACTGATACGCCCGCTCAGCGCGAACCCGCCGCTCGCCCTGACCGCGTGGTCCACGACCTCCGGGATCACGGCGACCCCCGAGCTGCTCGCCGCACCTGTCCCCGACGCGACCTCGTCCCCCTCCGCCTCACCGGCCACCGGTCCCTGACCCGACCTCTGCGCAGCGGCCCACGAACCTGATTGAATCCAGGGTGGGCCGCGCGCCGTGCCTGTGGGCCGGGCGCGGAGTCGAGGAACTGCGGCCGCCGTTGACGCCGCGTGCCGGATGGGGGAGGTAGCACGGGTCGCCCGGTTCCCTGAGGGAACTCAAGTGCGACAGCGCAGAGTTGA containing:
- a CDS encoding ATP-binding protein, coding for MSLPLTRRIARAALIVAAGAAAGVGAAGSASAAPELPDATKVGGLTALDGASVVDGAATNATGLAGGAVDTAVDGALPTATKAGDKVTKTGGKAAKKAVPTAAKAGGKVAKKATPAAQETAGGVAGSVGTVLGEAAGSATQGGVPATGSLPVQGLPLS
- a CDS encoding heavy metal transporter, with amino-acid sequence MPEPSPSSKRRGRLFRRGAAFMILLAVAGYLAVQYVTGGTGTPGCEVVSGKGDGARYEFTPEQAVNAATIAAVGTGRGLPERAVTIALATALQESGLRNIGHGDRDSLGLFQQRPSQGWGTEKEIQDPIYSAGIFYEHLVKVRGYTELPLTVAAQRVQRSGFPEAYAKHEPDATLLAAALTGRSAATLTCEGRPGATPASGPDAVRAALVRDFGQDALQSAAAEVGARKAAPTPTPAVIEGDGQTVLLPVTGHAGSGAGRSVRERGWQLAHWAVANASDLHIKRVSYAGREWTAGNTDSQWRASAAPDASGAESGPDSVRIVTTH
- the dapE gene encoding succinyl-diaminopimelate desuccinylase translates to MADTSLDLTLDAAKLTAQLVDFPSVSGTEQPLADAIEAALRALPHLTVDRYGNNVVARTNLGRPERVILAGHIDTVPIADNVPSRLDEDGVLWGCGTCDMKSGVAVQLRIAATVPAPNRDLTFVFYDNEEVTADLNGLKHISEARPEWLEGDFAVLLEPSDGEVEGGCQGTLRVLLKTKGERAHSARGWMGSNAIHAAAPILARLASYEPRYPVIDGLEYREGLNAVGIKGGVAGNVIPDECVVTVNFRYAPDRTEEEAVAHVREVFADCGVEEFVVDDHSGGALPGLSHPAAAAFMAAVGGIARPKYGWTDVSRFSSLGIPAVNYGPGNPHLAHKRDERVETAKILAGEERLKAWLSA
- a CDS encoding TIGR00730 family Rossman fold protein, translated to MATGNPEGKKQPPSEQRLGPVLRRRDQVTASTTDQRLLDAGGPSDWVHTDPWRVLRIQSEFIEGFGTLAELPAAISVFGSARTPVDSPEYDAGVRLGRGLVEAGFAVITGGGPGAMEAANKGACEAGGVSVGLGIELPFEQGLNPYVDIGLNFRYFFVRKMMFVKYAQGFVVLPGGLGTLDELFEALTLVQTQKVTRFPIVLFGSEYWGGLVHWLRNTLIAQGKASEKDLLLFHVTDDVDEAVALVSKEAGR
- the folP gene encoding dihydropteroate synthase, whose translation is MLRLGRREFDSHEPVIMAIVNRTPDSFYDQGATFRDEPALARVEQAVAEGAAIIDIGGVKAGPGEEVTAEEEARRTVGFVAEVRRRFPDVVISVDTWRAEVGAAVCEAGADLLNDAWGGVDPGLAEVAARYGVGLVCTHAGGAEPRTRPHRVTYDDVMADILRVTVGLAERAAELGVPRESIMIDPGHDFGKNTRHSLEATRRLGEMVSTGWPVLVSLSNKDFVGETLDKPVKERVVGTLATTAVSAWLGAQVYRVHEVAETRQVLEMVASIAGYRAPAVARRGLA
- a CDS encoding DivIVA domain-containing protein, producing MFLFLVVALAVVVAAVTLAVVGGGEGDGPLPEAAPERLQDLLPLDRPISRVDIETLRFPLAARGYRMSDVDDALSRLGAELAERDARIADLESALAGAQTSAGHVSMDKPAQEDQQ
- a CDS encoding DNA-3-methyladenine glycosylase I is translated as MSDGTALAGPDGALRCPWALSTPDYVTYHDEEWGRPVHGDDALFERLSLEAFQSGLSWITILRRREGFRAAFAGFEIAKVATFTDTDRDRLLADPGIIRNRAKIDATLANARLLTDWAPGDLDELIWSHAPDPGTRPAPKALADVPAVTPESTALSKALKKRGLRFVGPTTAYALMQACGLVDDHLETCVARSAH
- a CDS encoding enoyl-CoA hydratase/isomerase family protein translates to MADTVLYEVNDGLATITLNRPEAMNALNVETKVALRDAVRSAADDRAVRAVLLTAAGDRAFCVGQDLKEHIGLLVTDRETGSRQTMSTVREHYNPIARALAGMAKPVVAGVNGVAAGAGFGFALAADYRVVADTAAFNTSFAGVALTADSGISWTLPRVVGPGRAADLLLFPRNIKAQEAYELGIANRLVPSADLRAEAEKVARALAEGPTVAYGAIKEAMAFGLSHSLEETLEKEDELQTRAGSSEDHAIAVQAFVNKEKPKYLGR
- a CDS encoding DUF3117 domain-containing protein; amino-acid sequence: MAAMKPRTGDGPLEVTKEGRGIVMRVPLEGGGRLVVELTPDEADALGDALKKVVG
- a CDS encoding O-methyltransferase; the protein is MTGNRQTSWAFADAYVAEDDVLRWARDRAREAGLRSVSPGTGAALRLLAASVDAKAVAEIGTGTGVSGIHLLHGMRPDGVLTTVDPEPEHQQFARQAFRASGFASNRARFIPGRALDVLPRLADAGYDLVFCDGDRLEFLDYLAESLRLLRPGGLVVFEGVFANGRTVDSGPQPTEVIRIRELLRAVRESQELVPSLLPVGDGLLCAVKR
- the sigE gene encoding RNA polymerase sigma factor SigE → MLRRFLGSAGRPKSVNDTADHSHAGDYAQTATFSTDAGGQAWTPPTWEEIVSTHSGRVYRLAYRLTGNQHDAEDLTQEVFVRVFRSLSTYTPGTFEGWLHRITTNLFLDMVRRKQRIRFDALGEDAAERLPSKEPTPQQVFNDAHFDADVQQALDTLAPEFRAAVVLCDIEGLSYEEIAATLGVKLGTVRSRIHRGRSQLRKALAHRSPEARAERRSFVPRVAALGGGGATA
- a CDS encoding zf-HC2 domain-containing protein — its product is MSGTRPNPAERLLAEQHLGDRLSALVDGELGHETRERVLAHLATCAKCKSEVDAQRRLKNVFAEAAPPPPSESFLARLQGLPGGGDLDGGGSPLGGGGFGGLSGRPGASGAFGVKRSDRFEFGYVPSRAHAPVLPVSGSGFRTHPVGRHDADRSSSRMRFAFVAAGAVSLAAIALGGVTSSAPTEAEARGGSGAGSNVTPARTQGTGAAATPENQRRRAVGPLLAQGQGTPDTPVAPTEVSAPLLPGMPAQPADQDMDTLTAPVVAGAAAMSPLIRPLSANPPLALTAWSTTSGITATPELLAAPVPDATSSPSASPATGP